The DNA sequence ACCGGCGGGGCCTTCACTAAGCTTAAACGCTTCGAGCCCTACGCTAAGGTGGGTTTCGAGCTTAACCAGATGCCCGATCCAAGCCCGATCTTTAAGGTGATACAGAGCTTAGGCCGTATCTCCGACCGTGAAATGTATAAGACGTTCAACATGGGGGTGGGCTTCTGCGTCGTAACCCCGCGGAGCGAGGCTGATAAAGCCATCAGCATACTCGAAAAACAAGGCGTTAAAGCCACGATAATAGGTAGCGTTGTTGAAGAGCTAGGGGTTCGTATTAAGCTACCTTCGGGCGTTGCTACGTATTAACGCGTTTAAAGCGTTCTTCGACCGCCTCATACCGCCTCCGTAAAACCTCCCGTATGGCTAATATGGGGGAGGCTCCGGCCGGTAAGATGGAAGAAGCCTCTAAGCGAGCGGTAGACTCATCCAGTAGGCCGGTAAGGGGCTTACGTAGCTCGCCTCTCCGGACCTATATGGCCTATCGCCGTTTGAACCACTACGAACTTGAGGCCGGTACCTTCAAGGACCCGCTTCACCTTAAGCATCTCCAAGGGGCTTGGCCTCGTTATATCCCTACGCCTAAAGGCTGGGAAGTAGTCTAAGACGCATAGTTGGACCTCCGGGTTTATGGAGGCCAGTTTAACGCCGAACATGTATACTTCCTCCATGCTTACGAAGGCGGGGTTATAAGGTAGACCGACACCTAAAAACACCCTCCCAGCGTAGTTATCAACGACGTATTTAACCGCCTCCCAAGAAGTATTTAACAACCTTTGAGCTAGATCAGTATCGGCTATACCCGTTATCCTCTTGAAGGTTTCAACCCGTACAGCTTTAGGCTCTAAACCTATATCGGTAACCCCTCCTTCATTGACGAGCTCATCCACGTAGTCCTTACTAAGGAGGGTTCCATTACTATCTAGATGTAGCCTAGCCTTCTCATCGGGGTTTAGCTTCTTCAATTGCTTAAAGTAGTTGATCAACCAACGCCTATTAAGGGTAGGCTCACCCCCCGAGACCGCCATCCTATCAACGTTATACCTACGCCTAGCCTCCGATACCATTAAAGCAGCCTCTCTAGGGGTTAAGGGCGGCGTCCTCCCATCGTAGGTTGTTTCCCAGTTTTGGCATTGAGGGCATCTAAGGTTGCAGCCAGCCGTCCAGATCGCTACCTCTATGTAGCGTCCACGCGATTTAAGCCACCAAGGCGTAGCCTTACCGCCAACGGGGTGGGGTTGGGGCCCATGAACGATCCTTAAGGGCTCGACGTCTACCGGGACCTCGGTTTCTATACTCATACCTTCACGGATCGGGGTTATACATGCACGTTTAAGCTCCCCATCAACGAGTAAGCTGCAAGCGTAGCAACCACCAGTACCGCAAGGGGCTTGGAGGCAACCCTTCTCCGGGTAGATGGAGAACGTATAGCCTAAGAGCTCTAAAGCCTTCTTCACGGTTATACGCTCAGGAACTCTGTGCGTAACGCCGTTCACTACTATGTTCACGGCCCTCCTTAATCCGCGGTCAACCATTAGCCTACGGGCCATACCGGGGCATCCATGGTAGCACGCTAAGCAGCCTACGCAGCTTTTAGGGCTTGGACAGATTATTACGTAGCTACAGGCTAAGCAGTTAATACAGGCCTCCACGTCAACGGTACAATAGTAAAGCTCGGGCAACGGTGAAGCCTCCAATCTTAACGCGTACGGCTTCCCTACTCTAAACCCCACAGGATAGGTTTAAACGTTAAGCTTAACCTCTACTGGAAGAGGCCTTCAACCATTTCGAAGGGGCTTAACTAAGGCGCTAAACGTAATTTAGGGCCTCGAAGCGTTGAGATGAAACCCGACGTAAGCATCAGTAAGATGGGCCTCCTAATCCCGTCTGAAGCCATGTTAGAGTCGAGACGCCGGGTTATGAGGGGAACCGCTTCCGGCATGATTTAGGGGATGCTTAAAACCTCTTCTCTACGTATTCGACTACCGAGGCGAATATGAACCATCCGTCACCATACCTTGGAGGCTTCCCGCCGTCGGTCCAATCCGGTAGTTGCCAACCGTAATAGGCGCGTTCAGGATGTGGCATTAGGCCGAGTACGTTCCCCTCCGGGTTACAGATAGCGGCTATATCGCTTAGGCTACCGTTAGGGTTATAGGGGTACCTGCCTTCAGCCGGTTTACCATCCTCATCACAATACCTAAACACCACTTGATCGTTCTCTTCGAGAAGTTTTAAATACTCATCCTTAAGCCTTCTATGTAGTAGGAACCTGCCTTCACTATGCGCTACGGGCATTCTAAGCACGGAGCCTGAGCTTAGCTTCGACGTGAAGACGCATCTACCCCTACCTTCATATCTTAAGTAGACCCAACGGCACTCATACCGAGCTGAAGCGTTAACGGCTAAGGAGGCTTCAGACTCCTCGGATACCCCCTTAAAACCGGGTAGGAAGCCCGCTTCGATAAGTACTTGGAAGCCGTTACATATGCCTAGGATCGGCTTCGCCTCATCGCTAAACCTTTTAAGGCTTAACCCTAGCTTAGCCTTAACCTTCTTACCCCATATAGCGCCAGCCCTAACGTAATCGCCGTAGGAGAAACCACCCGGAAAGACTAGGATCTGGTAGTCGTCCAGTTTACCCGTTTTAACGAGCTCATTCATATGTAACACGTACGCTTGAACACCCAAATCCTCAAAGGCTATCTTCGTCTCCCGATCACAATTAGTCCCTCCTACGCGTAGTATGCATACCTTTATCTCTTCGCGCTTCATTAACTCCCTTCACCTTATGAAGGCCTCAGCTAAACCCTTCCAAGCCTTTTCGAGCTCGTCCACTTTAACCTCGATCACCGAGCCGTTAAGTCCCCGGATGGTTAGGTTACACGTTTTAACTACTAAGCCTACCTCGTTACAGGGTATTCCGCTTATGATCGATTTAAACTCCTCCACCCGGTCTCTTCTAACTTCGACTAGGAACCTAGTATTACTCTCGGAGAAGAGTAGGAAGTCGTTCC is a window from the Candidatus Nezhaarchaeales archaeon genome containing:
- a CDS encoding radical SAM protein, with product MGFRVGKPYALRLEASPLPELYYCTVDVEACINCLACSYVIICPSPKSCVGCLACYHGCPGMARRLMVDRGLRRAVNIVVNGVTHRVPERITVKKALELLGYTFSIYPEKGCLQAPCGTGGCYACSLLVDGELKRACITPIREGMSIETEVPVDVEPLRIVHGPQPHPVGGKATPWWLKSRGRYIEVAIWTAGCNLRCPQCQNWETTYDGRTPPLTPREAALMVSEARRRYNVDRMAVSGGEPTLNRRWLINYFKQLKKLNPDEKARLHLDSNGTLLSKDYVDELVNEGGVTDIGLEPKAVRVETFKRITGIADTDLAQRLLNTSWEAVKYVVDNYAGRVFLGVGLPYNPAFVSMEEVYMFGVKLASINPEVQLCVLDYFPAFRRRDITRPSPLEMLKVKRVLEGTGLKFVVVQTAIGHIGPERRAT
- the purQ gene encoding phosphoribosylformylglycinamidine synthase subunit PurQ, whose translation is MKREEIKVCILRVGGTNCDRETKIAFEDLGVQAYVLHMNELVKTGKLDDYQILVFPGGFSYGDYVRAGAIWGKKVKAKLGLSLKRFSDEAKPILGICNGFQVLIEAGFLPGFKGVSEESEASLAVNASARYECRWVYLRYEGRGRCVFTSKLSSGSVLRMPVAHSEGRFLLHRRLKDEYLKLLEENDQVVFRYCDEDGKPAEGRYPYNPNGSLSDIAAICNPEGNVLGLMPHPERAYYGWQLPDWTDGGKPPRYGDGWFIFASVVEYVEKRF